In a single window of the Streptomyces sp. NBC_00353 genome:
- a CDS encoding DUF3073 domain-containing protein, translating to MGRGRAKAKQTKVARQLKYSSGGTDLSRLANELGASPSSQPPNAEPFEDDDEEDDPYAQYADLYNDDEDEDEDDQSGPSSQRRGA from the coding sequence ATGGGGCGCGGCCGGGCAAAGGCCAAGCAGACAAAGGTCGCCCGCCAGCTGAAGTACAGCAGCGGCGGGACTGACCTGTCGCGTCTGGCCAATGAGCTGGGCGCATCGCCTTCGAGTCAACCACCGAACGCAGAGCCGTTCGAGGACGACGACGAGGAAGATGACCCGTACGCACAGTACGCGGATCTGTACAACGACGACGAGGACGAGGACGAGGACGATCAGTCCGGTCCGTCGTCACAGCGCCGCGGCGCTTGA
- the purM gene encoding phosphoribosylformylglycinamidine cyclo-ligase — protein MSETTGASYAAAGVDIEAGDRAVELMKEWVKKTQRAEVAGLGGLGGFAGLFDASALKRYERPLLASATDGVGTKVDLARQMGVYDTIGHDLVGMVVDDLVVCGAEPLFMTDYICVGKVHPERVASIVKGIAEGCVLAGCALVGGETAEHPGLLGPDDFDVAGAGTGVVEADRLLGPDRIRKGDAVIAMASSGLHSNGYSLVRHVVFDRAGWALDRDVEEFGRTLGEELLEPTKIYSLDCLALTRTTEVHGFSHVTGGGLANNLARVIPDGLHATVDRSTWTPGAVFDLVGKAGQVEQLELEKTLNMGVGMIAIVPADSVDVALTTLADRGVDSWVAGEITDRGTHATGAELTGSYAR, from the coding sequence ATGTCTGAGACAACAGGTGCTTCCTACGCGGCAGCGGGCGTCGACATCGAGGCCGGCGACCGTGCCGTCGAGCTGATGAAGGAGTGGGTGAAGAAGACGCAGCGCGCTGAAGTCGCGGGCCTTGGCGGCCTGGGCGGATTCGCCGGCCTCTTCGACGCCTCGGCGCTCAAGCGTTACGAGCGTCCGCTCCTCGCCTCCGCCACCGACGGCGTCGGCACGAAGGTCGACCTCGCCCGCCAGATGGGTGTGTACGACACCATCGGCCACGACCTCGTCGGCATGGTCGTCGACGACCTGGTCGTCTGCGGCGCCGAGCCGCTCTTCATGACCGACTACATCTGCGTCGGCAAGGTGCACCCCGAGCGTGTCGCGTCCATCGTGAAGGGCATCGCCGAAGGCTGTGTCCTGGCCGGCTGCGCCCTGGTCGGCGGCGAGACGGCCGAACACCCGGGCCTGCTCGGCCCCGACGACTTCGATGTCGCCGGCGCCGGTACGGGCGTGGTCGAGGCCGACCGGCTGCTCGGCCCGGACCGTATCCGTAAGGGTGACGCGGTCATCGCGATGGCGTCGTCCGGACTTCACTCCAACGGGTACTCGCTCGTCCGCCACGTCGTCTTCGACCGGGCCGGCTGGGCGCTGGACCGCGACGTCGAGGAGTTCGGCCGCACGCTCGGCGAGGAGCTCCTGGAGCCCACCAAGATCTACTCGCTGGACTGCCTGGCGCTGACCCGTACGACCGAGGTGCACGGCTTCAGCCACGTCACCGGCGGCGGCCTCGCCAACAACCTCGCCCGGGTCATCCCGGACGGGCTGCACGCCACGGTCGACCGCTCCACCTGGACGCCCGGCGCGGTCTTCGACCTGGTCGGCAAGGCCGGTCAGGTCGAGCAGCTGGAGCTGGAGAAGACGCTCAACATGGGTGTCGGCATGATCGCGATCGTCCCCGCGGACTCGGTGGACGTCGCGCTGACGACGCTGGCCGACCGTGGAGTCGACTCCTGGGTCGCCGGTGAGATCACGGATCGCGGCACGCATGCGACGGGTGCCGAGCTCACGGGTTCGTACGCGCGGTAG